From the genome of Saccharomyces paradoxus strain CBS432 chromosome XII sequence:
TTGTAATTATAAATCCGGTaattagaagaaaagcTCGTAAAGAATCCTGGATAACAGTAATCAGTTTTAGCGCTCTCAGCGAAATCAATCACTATCTTTAAAGCTTTATTTCTCCTATTAACATTCAACTTTTTTACTGACTTATACTAAAAAAGACGGGACCGgtcaaagagaaaaaaacaagtgACATcgaaaaattaaagaaaataaaatctagAAAGTTTATACATTATTTGAAGTACAAACATTTCAACTGAACAAGACGAACATATTGTTAAGTGTACTGTTTATTAAGAGAAGTTCAAAACAAAGTTTCGTCGATGCTCAAAATAAAGGCCCTTTTCTCGAAAAAGAAGCCGGATCAGGCGGATTTGTCTCAGGAATCtaaaaaatcattcaaGGGTAAGACTAGGTCAAGTGGTGCAAACAACAAAGATGTTCCCCAGAATAGTTCTCCCCCGAAGCAAAGTCACCAGGGCGGAAATACGATGCAGTACCCCAGTGCCATCGCAGATGATCATCATATGAAATCTTTAACTGATGAATTAGTAACCACAATAGACTCAGACTCCTCTCCGAGTGATAATATTACCACTGAAAATGTGGAAACAGTTACTTCCGTGCCAGCTATCGATGTCCATGAAAGTAGTGAAGATCAACTAAGTTATGACCCCTTAATGTCTGACGAATCTCTTTCGGGACAAAGCGAGGTCATTAGTGATATCCAGGATGGCGATactgatgatgacaatatggaagatgaaattcCGGAAAAATCTTTCCTCGAACAAAAGGAGTTGATAGGCTACAAGCTGATCAATAAAATCGGTGAAGGTGCTTTCTCAAAAGTGTTTAGGGCAATACCTGCTAAAAATAGTTCTAATGAGTTTTTGACTAAAAACTATAAAGCTGTAGCCATTAAAGTTATTAAAAAGGCAGATTTATCCTCCATTAATGGTGATCATCGCAAGAAGGACAAGGGCAAAGATAACACTAAGACTTCTTCCAGGGATCAAGTCTTGAAAGAAGTAGCACTACATAAGACGGTTTCTGCTGGCTGTTCACAAATTGTTGCGTTCATAGACTTCCAAGAAACAGATAGCtactattatattattcAAGAGTTACTAACCGGTGGAGAAATCTTCGGCGAAATTGTCAGATTGACCTATTTCAGTGAAGACTTATCAAGGCATGTGGTCAAACAATTAGCACTGGCTGTTAAACATATGCATTCATTAGGTGTAGTTCATCGTGATATAAAACCTGAGAATCTTCTTTTCGAACCGATTGAGTTTACGCGCTCTGTAAAACCAAAATTGAGGAAATCAGATGACCCGCAAACGAAGGCAGACGAGGGTATTTTCACACCAGGGattggtggtggtggaATTGGTATAGTAAAGCTAGCTGATTTTGGTTTGTccaaacaaattttttccaagaaCACCAAGACTCCTTGTGGTACAGTAGGTTATACTGCGCCTGAAGTTGTCAAAGATGAACATTATTCCATGAAAGTGGACATGTGGGGGATTGGATGTGTTTTATATACAATGCTATGTGGATTCCCGCCATTCTATGATGAGAAAATTGACACTTtgactgaaaaaatatcaaggGGTGAGTATACCTTTTTAAAACCTTGGTGGGATGAAATCAGCCCGGGTGCTAAGAATGCCGTGGCCAAACTATTAGAATTGGAGCCGTCTAAAAGATACGATATCGACCAGTTTTTGGATGACCCATGGTTGAACTCATTCGATTGTTTACCAAAGGAGGGCGATTCTTcacaaaagaaagcaggTACTTCCGAAAGACGCCATCCACATAAGAAACAATTCCAACTATTTCAAAGGGACTCCTCGCTACTGTTTTCACCAGCTGCTGTTGCTATGCGTGACGCCTTTGATATCGGTAATGCTGTGAAACGTACCGAAGAAGATCGTATGGGAACCCGTGGAGGATTGGGTTCCCTTGCTGAAGATGAGGAATCAGAAGATAGTAACAATGGCGCTCGAGGAGATGAGCAACTAGAACAAGACATGTTCCAACTAACACTGGACACGTCCACGATTCtgcaaagaagaaaaaaagttcaagaTAACGACGTAGGGCCTAAGATTCCAATCAGTGCCACTATCCGGGAATAGTAACTTTCCCTtatgttttcattttctaccttttctttttcaagaaagtatatatatatacattgAACTCCTTCCATACGTATATACTTTATACATATTTTCCGGGcgtatatatacatatggTTCACCATTTTAAGACAAGCAAGTGAATATTGGTTCCCGTTACTCATTCAGCACCTCTATCCCTTTTACCGCTCGTTGCCGCCACTATAAAACGATTTGCAATCTTTCTTAGCCCGATTCGCACTTTTCTGCCACCTGCAAAAGGGCCCAATCAAGGGCATTACGTATCAAAATATCATGACGGGCTGGGTAACAGATATATCTTGGaaataagaaattaaaaaaagaaaagataaaataaaaaaagaaaagactcCGTTTAATCACTTTCTACCGCGGTTTATCCGGCCCCACCCATGCACAACCCTAATTTATTAGATCACTTAGCAcgtgaaaaagaaacgttttttttatgttttttttttttctttttttgcgttggtgaaaattttttcgCTTCCTCGAGTATAATTatctcatctcatcttTCATATA
Proteins encoded in this window:
- the RCK2 gene encoding serine/threonine protein kinase RCK2 (Protein kinase involved in response to oxidative and osmotic stress~similar to YLR248W), with protein sequence MLKIKALFSKKKPDQADLSQESKKSFKGKTRSSGANNKDVPQNSSPPKQSHQGGNTMQYPSAIADDHHMKSLTDELVTTIDSDSSPSDNITTENVETVTSVPAIDVHESSEDQLSYDPLMSDESLSGQSEVISDIQDGDTDDDNMEDEIPEKSFLEQKELIGYKLINKIGEGAFSKVFRAIPAKNSSNEFLTKNYKAVAIKVIKKADLSSINGDHRKKDKGKDNTKTSSRDQVLKEVALHKTVSAGCSQIVAFIDFQETDSYYYIIQELLTGGEIFGEIVRLTYFSEDLSRHVVKQLALAVKHMHSLGVVHRDIKPENLLFEPIEFTRSVKPKLRKSDDPQTKADEGIFTPGIGGGGIGIVKLADFGLSKQIFSKNTKTPCGTVGYTAPEVVKDEHYSMKVDMWGIGCVLYTMLCGFPPFYDEKIDTLTEKISRGEYTFLKPWWDEISPGAKNAVAKLLELEPSKRYDIDQFLDDPWLNSFDCLPKEGDSSQKKAGTSERRHPHKKQFQLFQRDSSLLFSPAAVAMRDAFDIGNAVKRTEEDRMGTRGGLGSLAEDEESEDSNNGARGDEQLEQDMFQLTLDTSTILQRRKKVQDNDVGPKIPISATIRE